A DNA window from Enterobacter asburiae contains the following coding sequences:
- the baeS gene encoding two-component system sensor histidine kinase BaeS codes for MKFWRPGITGKLFVAIFATCIVLLITMHWAVRISFERGFIDYIKHGNEQRLQGLSDALSEQYAQHGNWRFLRNNDRFIFQILRSLEHDTGDDRPGPGMPPHGWRTQFWVIDQDMRTLVGPRAPIPPDGTRRAIKVNNATVGWVIASPVERLTRNTDINFDRQQRRTSWLIVALSTLLAALATFPLARGLLAPVKRLVEGTHKLAAGDFTTRVDTRSQDELGKLAQDFNQLASTLEKNQQMRRDFMADISHELRTPLAVLRGELEAIQDGVRQFTPESVASLQAEVGTLTKLVDDLHQLSMSDEGALAYQKAPVDVINILEVISGAFRERFASRNLKIDLSLPDSAVVFGDKDRLMQLFNNLLENSLRYTDSGGGLHISGRQENGRFALTFADSAPGVQDAQLEKLFERFYRTEGSRNRASGGSGLGLAICVNIVEAHNGTIRAAHSPFGGVSITVELPLERDLSREV; via the coding sequence ATGAAATTCTGGCGTCCGGGCATTACCGGCAAGCTCTTCGTGGCGATATTTGCCACCTGTATCGTCCTGCTGATCACCATGCACTGGGCGGTGCGGATCAGCTTTGAGCGCGGTTTTATTGATTACATCAAACATGGCAATGAACAGCGTTTACAGGGCTTAAGCGATGCGCTGAGTGAACAGTACGCCCAGCACGGCAACTGGCGTTTTCTGCGCAATAACGACCGCTTTATTTTCCAGATCCTGCGCTCGCTGGAGCACGATACCGGTGACGATCGCCCGGGGCCGGGCATGCCGCCGCACGGCTGGCGCACCCAGTTCTGGGTGATTGACCAGGACATGCGCACGCTGGTGGGTCCGCGTGCGCCGATCCCGCCGGACGGCACCCGTCGTGCGATTAAAGTCAACAATGCGACGGTCGGCTGGGTTATCGCCTCTCCGGTGGAGCGCCTGACGCGCAATACCGACATCAACTTTGACCGCCAGCAGCGCCGGACAAGCTGGCTGATTGTCGCCCTCTCCACCCTGCTCGCCGCGCTCGCCACCTTCCCGCTGGCGCGCGGTCTGCTCGCCCCGGTGAAAAGACTGGTGGAAGGCACGCACAAGCTGGCCGCCGGGGATTTTACCACCCGCGTCGATACCCGCAGCCAGGACGAACTGGGCAAGCTGGCGCAGGATTTTAACCAGCTCGCCAGCACGCTGGAGAAGAACCAGCAGATGCGCCGCGACTTTATGGCCGATATTTCTCACGAGCTGCGCACCCCTCTGGCGGTGCTGCGCGGCGAGCTGGAGGCCATCCAGGACGGCGTGCGCCAGTTTACGCCTGAATCGGTGGCCTCTCTGCAGGCGGAGGTGGGCACGCTCACCAAGCTGGTGGACGATCTCCACCAGCTCTCCATGTCCGACGAAGGCGCGCTGGCCTACCAGAAAGCGCCGGTGGACGTGATTAACATTCTGGAAGTGATCAGCGGCGCCTTCCGCGAGCGGTTTGCCAGCCGCAACCTGAAAATCGATCTCTCCCTGCCGGACAGCGCGGTGGTATTCGGCGACAAAGACCGGCTGATGCAGCTGTTCAATAACCTGCTGGAAAACAGCCTGCGCTACACCGACAGCGGCGGCGGGCTGCATATCTCCGGCAGGCAGGAAAACGGGCGCTTTGCCCTCACCTTCGCGGACTCAGCCCCCGGCGTGCAGGACGCGCAGCTGGAAAAACTGTTTGAACGTTTCTACCGTACCGAAGGCTCCCGTAACCGCGCCAGCGGCGGTTCCGGACTGGGGCTGGCGATTTGCGTTAACATCGTCGAGGCGCATAATGGCACGATCCGCGCCGCCCATTCGCCTTTTGGCGGGGTTAGCATTACAGTAGAGTTACCTCTGGAACGGGATTTATCGAGAGAAGTATGA
- a CDS encoding MFS transporter, producing the protein MTELPSSVRWQLWIVAFGFFMQSLDTTIVNTALPSMAKSLGESPLHMHMVIVSYVLTVAVMLPASGWLADKVGVRNIFFTAIVLFTTGSLFCAQASTLDQLVMARVLQGVGGAMMVPVGRLTVMKIVPREQYMAAMTFVTLPGQVGPLLGPALGGILVEYASWHWIFLINLPVGIIGAIATMTLMPNYKMQTRRFDFFGFIMLAAGMATLTLALDGQKGLGISPLTLGMLVVIGITAILWYLRHARGNDKALFSLSLFKNPTYRLGLFGSFAGRVGSGMLPFMTPVFLQIGMGFSPFHAGLMMIPMVLGSMGMKRIVVQVVNRFGYRHVLVTATLGLALVSLLFMAVALMGWYYVLPLVLFCQGIVNSMRFSSMNTLTLKDLPDDLASSGNSLLSMIMQLSMSVGVTIAGLLLGMYGQHHLSVDTPVAHQVFLYTYLSMAVIIALPAFIFARVPDDTSKNVVIRRGKRSGS; encoded by the coding sequence ATGACTGAGCTTCCCAGCAGCGTTCGCTGGCAATTATGGATAGTCGCTTTCGGCTTCTTTATGCAGTCGCTGGATACGACCATCGTCAACACCGCCCTCCCCTCCATGGCGAAAAGCCTGGGAGAGAGCCCGCTGCATATGCATATGGTGATTGTCTCCTACGTGCTGACGGTGGCCGTCATGCTGCCAGCCAGCGGCTGGCTGGCGGACAAAGTGGGCGTGCGCAATATCTTCTTTACCGCCATCGTGCTGTTTACCACCGGCTCGCTGTTTTGCGCCCAGGCCAGCACCCTCGACCAGCTGGTGATGGCGCGCGTGCTGCAGGGCGTCGGCGGGGCGATGATGGTGCCCGTCGGGCGGCTAACGGTTATGAAGATCGTGCCGCGCGAGCAGTACATGGCGGCGATGACCTTTGTGACGTTGCCCGGTCAGGTGGGGCCGCTGCTGGGCCCGGCGCTCGGCGGCATTCTGGTGGAGTACGCCTCCTGGCACTGGATCTTCTTAATCAACCTCCCGGTTGGCATCATCGGCGCCATCGCCACCATGACGCTGATGCCGAACTACAAAATGCAGACGCGGCGCTTTGATTTCTTCGGCTTTATCATGCTGGCGGCGGGCATGGCCACGCTGACCCTGGCGCTCGACGGGCAAAAGGGGCTCGGCATTTCGCCCCTGACGCTGGGGATGCTGGTCGTTATCGGCATCACCGCCATTCTGTGGTATCTGCGGCATGCCAGAGGTAACGATAAGGCGCTGTTCAGCCTGAGCTTGTTTAAAAACCCCACCTATCGCCTTGGCCTGTTTGGCAGCTTCGCCGGGCGCGTCGGCAGCGGCATGCTGCCGTTTATGACGCCCGTTTTCCTGCAAATCGGAATGGGATTTTCGCCGTTCCACGCGGGCCTGATGATGATCCCGATGGTGCTCGGCAGCATGGGAATGAAGCGCATCGTGGTGCAGGTGGTGAACCGCTTTGGCTACCGTCACGTGCTGGTAACCGCCACGCTGGGGCTGGCGCTGGTCAGCCTGCTGTTTATGGCCGTGGCGCTGATGGGCTGGTACTACGTTCTGCCGCTGGTGCTGTTCTGCCAGGGGATCGTCAACTCCATGCGCTTCTCGTCGATGAATACCCTGACGCTGAAGGACCTGCCGGACGATCTGGCGAGCAGCGGCAACAGCCTGCTGTCGATGATCATGCAACTCTCAATGAGCGTCGGGGTCACAATCGCCGGATTACTGCTCGGCATGTACGGCCAGCACCACCTCAGCGTCGACACGCCGGTGGCGCATCAGGTCTTTTTGTATACCTATTTAAGCATGGCGGTCATCATCGCCCTGCCCGCTTTCATCTTCGCCAGAGTGCCGGATGATACCAGCAAGAACGTCGTGATTAGGCGCGGCAAAAGGAGTGGCTCATGA